CTAAACTTAGATCGTGCATATCGGCATCTTTTGAGACAATCATCAAATCATTATCTTTGGCATAATTCCAAACTATCGGGTCTATTGTTGCTTTCATCCCTACATCCCGAACATGAAGCGAGTCTGGAAAAATATCGCTCAAACGGGTAGATAATTTAGGGGATAAGTTTTCATCAAATAGTAATTTCATGCTGATCAAGTCGAAATCATTAACCGACGTTCACGATCAGCCGCATAAGCAATACAAGCCTTTAAATCTTCTCGCGTCAGGTCGGGAAAATCCTCAAGAATTTCTTCTTCTGTCATTTCCGAAGCTAGGTATTCAAGCACTTCATAAACTGTGATTCGCAAGCCACGCACACAAGGCTTACCACCACGTTTATTGGGTTCAATTGTTATATAGTCTCTGTAATTCATGAGGTGACGAGGGCATTTTTATTAATTTTATGATACCATTTATTTCTGCTAAAAACAGTAGTTTTGGAAACACTCAAGCTCTAATCACAGTAATTCTATATTGATTTTCTGTCACCACAACTTCAGTGGATAATCTTTCTTCCATTGGTAAGGCATTTTTTCGCCTATCAAAGATAAATAACCAACCAAAATCTAAACCCAAACGCCCTAAATAAGATTCTAATTGTTCAATTCCGTCAGCTTGCGGATTGCGTTTTTTATCCCGCCATACTTTTAATTCAATCCCTAAAGTTACATCTTTATACTGCAAACATAAATCCATTCTGTCACTACCAATTGCATATTCCCTTTCTAAAACTCCTCCACCATTAACCACACGATGTAAAAAAGCCATTAATACTATATGTGGAGCGATTTCATGATAACCAGTGCTACCTAATAACGGTTCTCCGTGCTGTCGCCAAAATTTGAGAAATG
This portion of the Microcystis aeruginosa NIES-2549 genome encodes:
- a CDS encoding DUF5615 family PIN-like protein codes for the protein MKLLFDENLSPKLSTRLSDIFPDSLHVRDVGMKATIDPIVWNYAKDNDLMIVSKDADMHDLSLVFGNPPKVIWLRLGNCSTLQVENLLRREFSRIKLFYQDKNSSLLALS
- a CDS encoding DUF433 domain-containing protein; amino-acid sequence: MNYRDYITIEPNKRGGKPCVRGLRITVYEVLEYLASEMTEEEILEDFPDLTREDLKACIAYAADRERRLMIST